A genomic region of uncultured Paludibaculum sp. contains the following coding sequences:
- a CDS encoding VanZ family protein, with protein MLRRLRVRRSSASDGAGSPGPAGPPNASNWKQTDDSAANELRLDIHEPLLARMTPTQHRLLWVLWALLGLAGIAYSLLPGDVASKIREGGVADHALAFTAWSIVGGIVARRHQLLPTILAMLAVGIFIELAQRAIPGRASEWIDLFEDCSGILLGAGAVSLWRYRLSRPTTAPPD; from the coding sequence ATGCTGAGGCGCCTGCGGGTGCGCCGGTCGTCCGCCTCGGACGGGGCGGGCAGCCCCGGTCCCGCCGGCCCGCCGAATGCTTCAAACTGGAAGCAGACAGATGATAGCGCCGCAAACGAACTCAGGCTCGACATCCACGAGCCCCTCCTCGCACGCATGACGCCGACACAGCATCGCCTACTCTGGGTCCTTTGGGCCCTCCTCGGCCTCGCCGGTATCGCTTATTCCCTGCTACCCGGCGACGTCGCCTCGAAGATTCGCGAGGGCGGGGTGGCCGACCATGCCCTCGCCTTCACGGCCTGGAGTATCGTCGGGGGCATCGTTGCCCGCCGGCATCAACTCCTGCCCACCATCCTGGCCATGCTCGCCGTGGGCATCTTCATCGAGCTCGCCCAGCGGGCCATCCCCGGCCGCGCCAGCGAGTGGATCGATCTCTTCGAAGACTGCTCCGGAATTCTGTTGGGCGCGGGAGCCGTCTCGCTCTGGCGCTACCGGCTATCCAGACCCACCACCGCGCCGCCCGACTAG
- a CDS encoding ATP-dependent helicase, translating to MTTQYEQALNELKDLQRHAVDWQDNPALVLAGPGSGKTRVLTTRIAKLIEESSTKNFRILALTFTNKAADEMTTRVSVLCPDNEERLFIGTFHAFCTHILRQHGSHIGIQSDFTIYALDEDRRQILRDAIKRDPDTKPLGQDETQILRTIDGLMNRFATPETAPKLFRDQDQGRRYARTYALYEEELQRLNALDFNSLLLQTHQLITRYPAIAASYRRTYQYWMIDEFQDTNAAQYRIIKELAGTEFKNVFVVADDDQIIYEWNGASYQQLERFRNDFSPELIQLPTNYRCPPCIVDAANRLVTHNATRTPNKTPLLAGRTITQLPATEHLRVFTYPTDTDEAAGIATTIQHAGKPTWGSTIVLARTRALLEKLLQQLKELTVPAVIAQRRDQFLTAHFQWLQAALHQVTRPLDKRNFRLVVDAYNEMTGAVYTTEDIINEAEQTSVDYLGIWANHLTESTEIAHQTTGAYIAGLRRRPDNHAAFADYFAQQFQKLTTEEGYDDLAEDCAAWNELKTNIAHTIDRNAGLDQFLQQLDLRSKEASPPAGSVRLMTIHGAKGTEADYVYVIGMAEDNIPSFQSIKAGNDSPQMEEERRNCFVAITRTKEQLTLSAALRYRGWAKKPSRFINEMGLTIPT from the coding sequence ATGACGACACAGTACGAACAAGCACTCAACGAACTCAAAGACCTCCAGCGGCACGCAGTCGACTGGCAGGACAACCCCGCACTCGTGCTCGCCGGGCCGGGATCAGGAAAGACCCGAGTCCTCACCACCCGCATCGCCAAGTTGATCGAAGAGTCGTCGACCAAGAATTTCCGCATCCTCGCACTCACGTTCACCAACAAAGCCGCCGACGAAATGACGACCAGAGTGAGCGTCCTGTGCCCGGACAACGAAGAACGACTCTTCATCGGGACCTTCCACGCCTTTTGCACACACATCCTTCGGCAACACGGATCGCACATCGGCATCCAATCAGACTTCACCATCTACGCACTTGACGAAGATCGACGCCAAATCCTGCGTGACGCAATCAAACGCGACCCGGACACCAAGCCACTCGGGCAAGACGAAACCCAGATTCTGCGCACGATCGACGGACTCATGAACCGCTTCGCCACACCAGAAACCGCACCGAAGCTCTTTCGCGATCAGGACCAAGGGCGACGCTACGCGAGAACATACGCGTTGTACGAAGAAGAACTCCAACGCCTCAACGCACTCGACTTCAACTCACTCCTCCTCCAAACCCACCAGCTCATTACTAGATACCCAGCGATTGCAGCGAGCTACCGACGCACGTACCAGTATTGGATGATCGACGAGTTCCAAGACACGAACGCGGCACAATACCGCATCATCAAAGAACTCGCCGGAACCGAGTTCAAAAACGTGTTCGTCGTCGCTGACGACGACCAAATCATCTACGAATGGAACGGCGCAAGCTACCAACAACTCGAACGCTTCCGCAACGACTTCAGCCCAGAACTCATCCAGCTACCCACCAACTACCGCTGCCCACCATGCATCGTCGACGCTGCCAACCGCCTCGTCACGCACAACGCGACCCGCACACCTAACAAAACCCCACTCCTCGCCGGAAGAACAATCACCCAACTACCCGCGACTGAACACCTCAGAGTCTTCACGTACCCCACTGACACCGACGAAGCCGCCGGGATCGCCACCACGATACAGCACGCAGGCAAGCCCACCTGGGGAAGCACGATCGTCCTCGCACGAACCAGAGCACTCCTCGAAAAACTCCTGCAACAACTCAAGGAGCTTACAGTTCCAGCCGTCATCGCCCAGCGACGAGACCAGTTCCTCACTGCCCACTTCCAATGGCTCCAAGCAGCGCTGCACCAAGTCACGCGCCCACTGGACAAACGCAACTTCCGCCTCGTCGTGGATGCGTACAACGAAATGACCGGCGCAGTCTATACCACCGAAGACATCATCAACGAAGCGGAACAAACGTCCGTTGACTACCTCGGCATATGGGCGAACCACCTCACCGAATCAACAGAGATCGCCCATCAGACCACGGGTGCGTACATTGCCGGCCTCCGACGCCGACCAGACAATCACGCTGCCTTTGCGGACTATTTCGCTCAACAGTTTCAAAAGCTCACGACAGAAGAAGGATACGACGACCTGGCGGAGGACTGCGCCGCATGGAACGAACTCAAAACGAACATTGCCCACACGATCGACCGCAACGCAGGACTCGACCAGTTCCTCCAACAACTCGATCTGCGCTCCAAAGAGGCCAGCCCACCAGCAGGCAGCGTCCGCCTCATGACCATTCACGGTGCCAAAGGAACCGAAGCCGACTACGTGTACGTCATCGGCATGGCAGAGGACAACATCCCATCATTCCAAAGCATCAAGGCAGGCAACGACAGCCCACAAATGGAAGAAGAACGACGTAACTGCTTCGTCGCCATCACCAGAACCAAAGAACAACTCACGCTCAGCGCCGCACTCCGCTACCGCGGCTGGGCTAAGAAGCCATCACGCTTCATCAACGAAATGGGGCTTACAATACCGACCTGA
- a CDS encoding LysR family transcriptional regulator: protein MAQKIRTRGFDLRQLEYFCAVARTGSFTKAAEDLGIAQPSLSEQIARLEEGLGGALFERLNRRVELTPLGEAILGKAQALLEDAAALPDYFERARKGMHGPLRVGAIPTILPYYLTPLLKGFTERYQDVDLHVREGTTAELVEQVLEGQMDVAVVSLPVEGSGLVMKELFRDPLYLAVPEGHPLAAAEKVQLRRVSQERLLILKDGHCLRDETLAVCDRARARFSGQFEVDQFLTIFELIRAGFGVSIVPEMGRSLSQGCRMIELEPKATRRVGYIRLERRYLSKALEAFTGYLRESVERRKR from the coding sequence ATGGCACAGAAAATACGGACGCGTGGATTTGATTTGCGGCAGCTGGAGTACTTCTGTGCGGTGGCGCGAACAGGGAGCTTCACGAAGGCGGCGGAGGATCTGGGGATCGCACAGCCCTCGCTCTCTGAGCAGATTGCGCGGCTGGAGGAGGGGCTGGGCGGGGCTCTGTTTGAGCGGCTGAACCGGCGGGTGGAACTGACTCCGCTGGGCGAGGCGATTCTGGGCAAGGCGCAGGCCCTGCTGGAGGATGCCGCGGCGTTGCCAGACTATTTCGAGCGGGCGCGGAAGGGAATGCATGGTCCGCTGCGGGTCGGCGCGATTCCCACGATCCTGCCCTACTACCTGACGCCGCTCCTGAAGGGCTTCACGGAGCGCTACCAGGACGTCGATCTGCATGTCCGGGAGGGGACGACAGCGGAGTTGGTGGAGCAGGTGCTGGAGGGGCAGATGGACGTGGCGGTGGTGAGCCTGCCGGTGGAGGGCTCCGGACTGGTGATGAAAGAGCTGTTCCGGGATCCGCTGTATCTGGCGGTTCCGGAGGGCCACCCGCTGGCCGCGGCGGAGAAGGTGCAGCTGCGGCGGGTGTCGCAGGAGAGGCTGCTGATTCTGAAGGACGGCCACTGCCTGAGGGACGAGACCCTGGCGGTGTGCGACCGGGCCCGGGCGCGCTTTTCGGGGCAGTTCGAGGTGGATCAGTTCCTGACGATCTTCGAATTGATCCGAGCCGGATTCGGAGTGAGCATCGTGCCGGAGATGGGGCGGAGCCTGAGCCAGGGCTGCCGGATGATTGAGCTGGAACCGAAGGCCACCCGGCGTGTGGGCTACATTCGCCTGGAACGGCGGTATCTGTCGAAGGCGTTGGAGGCATTCACGGGGTATCTGCGGGAGTCCGTGGAGAGGCGGAAGCGGTGA
- a CDS encoding TIGR03067 domain-containing protein produces MRGSLTQLQGSWTIASLELDGQTMPATAHAGARIQISGARFTSTGMGAVYEGTVELHDPAPPTTHGWIDMKFDNGPEAGNTNFGIFDLDGDTWRLCLATRGSVRPTAFTSTPGSGVAVETLVRDGPKAQKRPGRSKPRQPKEAAAKPDPLTAALQGAWTMVSGVVDGIPMDESVVRWVRRVTKGNQTTISAGPQVLMEFEFTCDPSTVPMTIDYRHTAGPSSGKSQLGIYEFEGALLRIHTAAAGAPRPRDYTLVPGAKGSLTTWKRA; encoded by the coding sequence GTGCGGGGATCACTCACACAACTCCAGGGATCCTGGACCATCGCCTCTCTGGAACTCGACGGCCAGACCATGCCGGCCACCGCTCACGCCGGCGCCCGAATCCAGATCTCGGGGGCGCGCTTCACCTCCACGGGCATGGGCGCGGTTTACGAGGGTACAGTCGAACTCCACGACCCCGCGCCACCCACGACTCACGGGTGGATCGACATGAAGTTCGACAACGGCCCGGAAGCCGGAAACACGAACTTCGGCATCTTCGACCTCGACGGCGACACCTGGCGCCTCTGCCTGGCCACACGCGGATCGGTGCGCCCCACGGCCTTCACTTCGACGCCCGGCAGCGGAGTCGCCGTCGAGACGCTGGTTCGGGACGGCCCGAAAGCCCAGAAGCGCCCGGGCCGGAGCAAACCACGCCAGCCGAAGGAAGCCGCGGCAAAACCAGACCCGCTTACCGCCGCGTTGCAAGGGGCATGGACCATGGTCTCCGGCGTGGTAGACGGCATCCCGATGGACGAATCCGTGGTTCGCTGGGTCCGCCGGGTCACCAAAGGCAACCAGACCACCATCTCGGCCGGGCCCCAGGTGCTGATGGAATTCGAATTCACCTGCGATCCGTCAACGGTTCCAATGACGATCGACTACCGCCACACAGCCGGCCCGAGTAGTGGGAAAAGCCAGCTCGGCATCTACGAGTTCGAGGGCGCCCTGCTCCGAATCCACACGGCCGCCGCCGGAGCCCCCAGGCCGCGCGACTACACGCTGGTCCCTGGCGCCAAAGGGTCCCTAACCACCTGGAAGCGCGCCTGA
- a CDS encoding AAA family ATPase, translating into MEITRVIIKNFRSIKHIDITLGSTTVFIGPNNVGKTAILDAIRIALTRRWGQRGTGFTENDIHLPSGTTDPKLAPPINIQIELQERQADEWSDALKNALNDIIQLDPITGRSYVIINVTCGMTADSNGLQPKWEFLNAERKPLTGRGARSTNFQEAFQYLPVFYLGPHRDADDEFSARSQFWGRLLKAMNVPETLQATIKANLDTLNQQILTADPRLDTVTKNLKSITKVSPADTPGDLDLRAIPLQPWDMLSKTEVIFKSQTSQPWLPLKSHGHGVQSLAVIFLFDSFVRLLLAESYQPESTPILELEEPETHLHPHATRSLCTTILKLPGQKLVTTHSPYFVQSVPFRDLRILRTTNDGASIAWLPPDFSTRIPYTPALDNILLNSQNLLAYDLPATTLTIKGPLTDDLHHKFLTAYATHADIATITTRLNDLKSQAKRHISDEELADLETWARRIRGEIFFARKWLIVEGQSDYLIMHAIAELQGYPLDEHGISIIDAKNNGDPGTFAALARAFDIPWNAIFDGDTAGQGYVTRIAKRGFTTAELATICTTLPKNDVEQVLVEDGLETELRAILLRLGETTAPTMTRDEVIAKLRKKKTEYAFELCKDMRKNPGLLAKVPASLTAVITRLKALQ; encoded by the coding sequence ATGGAAATCACTCGCGTCATCATCAAGAACTTCCGGTCGATCAAACACATCGACATTACGCTGGGTAGCACCACCGTCTTCATTGGTCCAAACAATGTCGGCAAGACGGCGATTCTCGATGCGATACGCATTGCGCTCACGCGTCGCTGGGGCCAGCGGGGGACGGGTTTTACCGAGAACGACATCCACTTGCCGTCCGGAACGACCGACCCGAAGCTCGCGCCGCCCATCAATATCCAGATCGAACTGCAAGAACGCCAAGCCGATGAGTGGAGCGACGCCCTCAAGAATGCCCTCAACGACATCATCCAACTCGACCCTATCACGGGCCGCAGCTACGTCATCATCAACGTCACGTGCGGCATGACCGCCGACAGCAACGGCCTACAACCCAAATGGGAATTCCTCAACGCTGAACGCAAACCGCTCACGGGACGAGGCGCTCGAAGCACGAACTTCCAAGAAGCATTCCAGTACCTCCCCGTGTTCTACCTCGGACCACATCGTGACGCTGACGACGAGTTTTCCGCTCGATCGCAATTCTGGGGACGACTCCTCAAAGCCATGAACGTCCCCGAGACGCTCCAAGCAACGATAAAAGCGAACCTCGACACGCTCAACCAACAAATCCTCACCGCCGACCCACGGCTAGACACCGTGACGAAGAACCTCAAGAGCATCACGAAAGTCTCGCCCGCCGACACGCCCGGCGACCTCGACCTTCGCGCGATCCCACTCCAGCCGTGGGACATGCTCTCCAAAACCGAGGTCATCTTCAAATCACAAACTTCCCAACCATGGCTCCCCCTCAAGAGTCACGGTCACGGCGTGCAAAGCCTCGCAGTCATCTTCCTTTTCGATTCGTTCGTACGACTCCTCCTCGCCGAGTCGTACCAGCCAGAAAGTACTCCGATCCTCGAGCTCGAAGAACCAGAAACGCACCTGCACCCACACGCCACGAGAAGCCTGTGCACGACTATCCTCAAGCTACCCGGACAAAAACTCGTCACGACGCACTCCCCATACTTCGTACAGAGCGTACCGTTTCGGGACCTCCGCATCCTCCGAACGACCAACGACGGTGCCTCAATCGCATGGCTCCCGCCAGATTTCTCGACGAGGATTCCCTACACGCCAGCACTCGACAACATTCTCTTGAACAGCCAGAACCTACTCGCGTACGACCTCCCTGCAACAACCCTCACCATCAAGGGCCCCCTAACGGACGACCTCCACCACAAATTCCTCACCGCCTACGCAACACACGCGGACATTGCCACCATCACCACGCGCCTCAATGACCTCAAGAGCCAAGCCAAGCGGCACATTTCCGACGAGGAACTCGCGGACCTCGAAACGTGGGCGCGGCGCATCAGAGGAGAGATCTTCTTCGCAAGAAAATGGCTGATCGTCGAAGGGCAGTCCGACTACCTGATCATGCACGCGATCGCCGAACTTCAAGGCTACCCGCTCGATGAGCACGGCATCAGCATCATCGACGCAAAAAACAACGGGGACCCAGGAACCTTCGCGGCACTCGCACGAGCATTCGACATCCCATGGAACGCGATCTTCGACGGCGACACTGCTGGCCAAGGCTACGTCACGCGCATTGCAAAACGCGGGTTCACCACTGCGGAGCTCGCCACCATCTGCACCACCCTCCCCAAGAACGATGTCGAACAAGTCCTCGTTGAAGACGGACTTGAAACGGAACTCCGCGCCATCCTCCTGCGCCTTGGCGAGACGACCGCGCCGACCATGACGCGCGACGAGGTCATCGCAAAACTCCGAAAGAAGAAGACGGAATACGCGTTCGAACTCTGCAAGGACATGCGCAAGAATCCCGGACTTCTCGCGAAAGTTCCCGCCTCCCTCACTGCGGTAATCACCCGACTGAAGGCCCTGCAATGA
- the katG gene encoding catalase/peroxidase HPI — MKLYAKPLVIALAVAAAPFVLANLAWAQQPQSNKFWWPEKLDLTPLRQNAPESNPLGANFNYPKAFATLDLKAVKQDIHNVLKTSQDWWPADYGNYGPFFIRMAWHSAGTYRTLDGRGGADGGQQRFDPLNSWPDNGNLDKARRLLWPVKQKYGAKLSWGDLMVLAGNVALEDMGFKTFGFAGGRADDWEPELVYWGPEQKMLDDKRYSGNRNLQRPLAAVQMGLIYVNPEGPNGNPDPLAAAKDIRDTFGRMAMNDEETLALIAGGHTFGKAHGAHPVDTCVGPEPAAAGVEKQGLGWDNKCGKGNAGDTITSGLEGAWSATPTKWSSQYLDNLFSFEWVKTKSPAGATQWVPADSKAANLVPDAHDPSKRHAPMMFTTDIAIKEDPSYRKIAMRFREHPEEFQLAFAKAWFKLTHRDMGPKARYVGSEVPGEDLLWQDPLPKAEAKPIDAKDVAALKAKILASGLTVPELVRTAWASAASFRGTDMRGGANGARLRLAPEKDWAVNNPSELAKVLPRLESIQADFNKGSKKVSLADLIVLGGTAAVEKAAKDGGRAVQVPFTPGRVDATQAQTDVASFAVLEPTADGFRNYFGAGQTVSPAEKLVDRAKMLELTVPEMTVLVGGLRALNANAGGVAHGVFTARPGTLNNDFFVNLLDMSTKWTVSTKEEGLYEGVDRKTGQVKWTATPVDLIFGSNSELRAVAEVYGASDGQEKFVQDFAKTWAKVMNLDRFELR; from the coding sequence ATGAAGCTGTACGCAAAGCCGCTCGTCATTGCCCTCGCGGTCGCGGCCGCACCGTTCGTGCTCGCGAACCTCGCCTGGGCTCAGCAGCCCCAATCCAACAAGTTCTGGTGGCCGGAAAAACTCGACCTCACGCCCCTGCGGCAGAACGCCCCGGAGTCCAATCCGCTGGGCGCAAACTTCAACTATCCCAAGGCCTTTGCCACCCTCGACCTGAAAGCCGTCAAGCAGGACATCCACAATGTGCTGAAGACCTCGCAGGACTGGTGGCCGGCCGACTACGGCAACTACGGCCCCTTCTTCATCCGCATGGCCTGGCACAGCGCCGGCACCTACCGCACGCTGGATGGCCGCGGCGGCGCCGATGGCGGCCAGCAGCGCTTTGATCCCCTGAATAGCTGGCCCGACAACGGCAACCTCGACAAGGCCCGCCGCCTGCTGTGGCCCGTCAAACAGAAGTACGGCGCCAAACTCTCCTGGGGCGACCTGATGGTGCTCGCGGGCAACGTCGCTTTGGAAGACATGGGGTTCAAGACCTTCGGCTTCGCCGGAGGCCGCGCGGACGACTGGGAGCCCGAACTCGTTTACTGGGGCCCCGAACAGAAGATGCTCGACGACAAGCGCTATAGCGGCAACCGGAATCTGCAGCGCCCCCTGGCCGCCGTGCAGATGGGCCTGATCTACGTGAATCCGGAAGGCCCCAACGGCAACCCGGATCCGCTGGCCGCTGCGAAGGACATCCGCGACACCTTCGGCCGCATGGCCATGAACGACGAGGAAACCCTGGCTCTCATCGCCGGCGGCCACACCTTTGGCAAGGCCCACGGAGCACACCCGGTAGACACCTGCGTGGGACCCGAGCCGGCTGCGGCCGGCGTCGAAAAGCAGGGTCTCGGCTGGGACAACAAGTGCGGCAAAGGCAATGCCGGCGACACCATCACCAGCGGCCTGGAAGGCGCCTGGAGCGCCACGCCCACCAAGTGGTCCTCGCAGTATCTCGACAACCTCTTCTCCTTCGAATGGGTCAAGACGAAGAGCCCCGCCGGAGCCACGCAGTGGGTGCCCGCCGACAGCAAGGCCGCCAACCTGGTGCCCGATGCACACGACCCCTCGAAGCGCCACGCTCCGATGATGTTCACCACCGACATCGCCATCAAAGAGGACCCGAGCTACCGCAAGATCGCCATGCGCTTCCGCGAACATCCGGAAGAGTTCCAACTCGCCTTCGCGAAGGCCTGGTTCAAGCTGACCCACCGAGACATGGGCCCGAAGGCTCGCTACGTTGGTTCGGAAGTGCCGGGCGAAGACCTGCTCTGGCAGGATCCGCTGCCCAAGGCCGAAGCCAAGCCGATTGACGCGAAGGACGTCGCCGCGCTGAAAGCGAAGATCCTCGCCTCCGGCCTGACGGTGCCTGAACTGGTCCGTACGGCGTGGGCCTCGGCGGCCTCCTTCCGCGGCACCGACATGCGCGGCGGAGCGAACGGAGCGCGCCTGCGTCTGGCGCCCGAAAAGGATTGGGCCGTCAACAACCCCTCGGAGCTGGCCAAAGTGCTGCCGCGCCTGGAGAGCATCCAGGCGGACTTCAATAAGGGCAGCAAAAAGGTCTCCCTGGCCGACCTGATCGTCCTGGGCGGCACCGCAGCCGTGGAGAAGGCCGCGAAGGATGGCGGCCGCGCCGTGCAGGTACCTTTCACTCCGGGCCGCGTGGACGCCACCCAGGCCCAGACTGACGTGGCTTCGTTCGCCGTGCTCGAACCGACAGCGGATGGCTTCCGCAACTACTTCGGCGCGGGGCAGACCGTCTCTCCGGCTGAGAAACTGGTGGACCGCGCGAAGATGCTGGAACTCACCGTTCCGGAGATGACGGTGCTGGTCGGCGGCCTCCGCGCGCTGAACGCCAACGCTGGCGGAGTGGCCCACGGCGTCTTCACCGCCCGCCCCGGCACCCTAAACAATGACTTCTTTGTGAATCTGCTGGACATGTCCACCAAGTGGACCGTGTCTACGAAAGAAGAGGGTCTGTACGAGGGAGTGGATCGCAAGACTGGCCAGGTCAAGTGGACCGCGACTCCGGTGGACCTGATCTTCGGGTCGAACTCCGAGCTGCGAGCCGTGGCGGAAGTCTACGGCGCGTCCGACGGCCAGGAGAAGTTTGTCCAGGACTTCGCGAAGACCTGGGCGAAGGTCATGAACCTCGACCGCTTCGAGTTGCGGTAG
- the glf gene encoding UDP-galactopyranose mutase produces MTVDWLIVGAGFAGSVLAERIASVRNESVLLVDRRDHVAGNAFDTFDEHGVLIHRYGPHLFHTNSQQVWDYLSQFTEWHPYEHRALALVEGQFVPIPFNFQSLRLLWPEDAARDLQTRLIAEYGSGVRVPILRMLQHGDAAIRELARYIYDHIFAGYTRKQWDLNPEQLDPSVTARVPVQIGDDDRYFQDRFQAMPRDGFTALFRRMLGHPNIQTRLATDYRNLSPSVQWRRMIYTGPVDEFFDYRHGHLPYRSLRFEFRHHAGGPFQPTATVNYPNSEPYTRITEFKHVTGQDVAGTTVAVEYPQPHRPGENEPYYPVPRPESAAIHEKYQAEIAALNGNPLFLGRLADYRYYNMDQVVARALKVFEEIEGGTSAGTGLEAGRAPTL; encoded by the coding sequence ATGACGGTCGACTGGCTCATCGTCGGCGCGGGCTTCGCCGGCTCCGTGCTCGCGGAACGCATCGCCTCCGTTCGCAACGAATCCGTCCTCCTCGTCGATCGCCGCGATCACGTCGCCGGCAACGCCTTCGACACCTTCGACGAACACGGCGTCCTCATCCACCGCTACGGCCCCCACCTCTTCCACACCAACTCCCAGCAGGTCTGGGACTATCTCTCTCAGTTCACGGAATGGCATCCTTACGAGCACCGTGCCCTCGCGCTCGTCGAAGGCCAGTTCGTGCCCATCCCTTTCAACTTCCAGTCCCTCCGCCTCCTCTGGCCCGAGGACGCGGCGCGCGATCTCCAAACCCGCCTCATCGCTGAGTACGGCAGCGGCGTCCGGGTCCCCATCCTGCGCATGCTCCAGCACGGCGATGCGGCCATCCGCGAACTCGCCCGCTACATCTACGACCACATCTTCGCCGGCTACACCCGCAAACAGTGGGACCTCAACCCCGAGCAACTCGACCCCTCCGTCACCGCCCGTGTCCCCGTTCAGATTGGCGACGACGACCGCTACTTCCAGGACCGTTTTCAGGCCATGCCGCGCGATGGCTTCACCGCGCTGTTCCGCCGCATGCTCGGCCACCCCAACATCCAAACCCGTCTCGCCACCGACTACCGGAACCTCTCTCCCTCGGTGCAGTGGCGCCGCATGATCTATACCGGACCTGTCGACGAGTTCTTCGACTACCGCCACGGCCACCTGCCCTACCGCAGCCTGCGCTTCGAATTCCGCCACCATGCCGGCGGCCCGTTTCAACCCACGGCCACCGTCAACTACCCGAACTCGGAACCCTACACCCGCATCACCGAGTTCAAACATGTGACCGGCCAGGATGTCGCCGGCACCACCGTCGCCGTCGAGTATCCCCAGCCCCACCGTCCGGGCGAGAACGAACCGTACTACCCGGTCCCGCGCCCCGAAAGCGCCGCCATCCACGAGAAATACCAGGCCGAGATCGCCGCCCTCAACGGCAACCCCCTCTTCCTGGGCCGCCTCGCCGACTACCGCTACTACAACATGGATCAGGTGGTCGCCCGGGCGCTCAAAGTCTTCGAGGAGATCGAGGGCGGCACCTCAGCCGGCACCGGGTTGGAGGCCGGACGAGCGCCTACTCTCTGA
- a CDS encoding oligosaccharide flippase family protein, translating to MANSIPGGPGVNVSQHPAPPHPAPSILTPRLLGDLLALYGVQAMSFAVPLLTLPYLARALQPAAWGNLVFAEAFARYTAILVEYGFQLSATREIARARHHPAQRAAHIGGVLGGQLLLATAALCAIPPLLVWGTPFHGRAPLLGLALAWGLALATSPLWYFQGMERMKVMAGIDITAKTVAASGLFLLVRHPGDETRAVALQAVMAILSTIAGFLLAARETAIPRPSLAAGWAALRSGFSLFLFRGAVSLYTTANVLILGLFAAPAAVGIFGGAERLIRAAMACFAPLNQTFFPRISYLMERDPAAARRTARASVFIMLALGLGLGAFLAAAAPSIVAILLGSHYTAAVPVLRLLALLAPLVALSNVLGLQWMLPLSLERDFNRILVAAGLFNVFCACVLAPRFGGLGMAASVVAAETAVTLGVLFSLRRRGLNPLSIPTATTPQTTGMAAI from the coding sequence ATGGCAAACTCGATCCCAGGTGGCCCAGGCGTGAACGTCTCCCAGCACCCTGCCCCGCCACACCCGGCCCCGTCGATCCTGACCCCGCGTCTCCTCGGCGACCTCCTGGCCCTCTACGGTGTCCAGGCCATGAGCTTCGCCGTACCGCTGTTGACCCTGCCGTACCTCGCCCGCGCTCTCCAACCCGCGGCCTGGGGAAACCTGGTCTTCGCCGAAGCCTTCGCTCGCTACACCGCTATCCTCGTTGAGTATGGCTTTCAACTCTCCGCCACTCGCGAGATCGCCCGGGCCCGCCACCACCCCGCTCAGCGCGCCGCCCACATCGGCGGTGTCCTGGGCGGCCAGCTCCTGCTTGCCACCGCCGCCCTCTGCGCCATCCCGCCGCTCCTCGTCTGGGGTACACCCTTCCACGGCCGCGCTCCACTCCTGGGGCTCGCTCTCGCCTGGGGTCTCGCTCTCGCCACCAGCCCCCTGTGGTACTTCCAAGGTATGGAGCGCATGAAGGTCATGGCCGGCATCGACATCACCGCCAAGACCGTCGCTGCGTCCGGACTCTTTCTGCTGGTGCGCCACCCCGGCGACGAAACCCGCGCCGTAGCCCTTCAGGCCGTCATGGCCATCCTCTCCACCATCGCTGGATTCCTCCTGGCCGCCCGCGAAACCGCCATCCCCCGGCCCTCCCTCGCCGCCGGCTGGGCCGCCCTCCGCTCCGGTTTCAGCCTGTTCCTCTTCCGCGGCGCCGTCAGCCTCTACACCACCGCTAACGTCCTCATTCTGGGGCTCTTCGCCGCGCCCGCCGCGGTCGGCATCTTCGGCGGAGCCGAACGTCTCATCCGCGCCGCCATGGCCTGCTTCGCCCCGCTGAATCAGACCTTCTTTCCTCGCATCTCCTACCTGATGGAACGCGACCCCGCCGCCGCTCGCCGCACGGCGCGCGCGTCCGTGTTCATCATGCTCGCTCTCGGCCTCGGCCTCGGAGCCTTCCTCGCCGCCGCCGCTCCCTCCATCGTGGCCATCCTCCTCGGCTCTCATTACACCGCCGCCGTGCCCGTCCTCCGCCTTCTTGCCCTGCTCGCCCCGCTCGTCGCCCTCAGCAATGTCCTCGGCCTCCAGTGGATGCTCCCCCTCAGCCTCGAGCGCGACTTCAACCGGATCCTCGTCGCCGCCGGCCTCTTCAATGTCTTCTGCGCCTGCGTTCTCGCGCCTCGTTTCGGCGGCCTCGGCATGGCCGCCTCTGTCGTCGCCGCCGAGACCGCCGTCACTCTCGGAGTCCTCTTCAGCCTTCGCCGCCGTGGGCTCAACCCACTCTCCATCCCGACGGCCACCACGCCTCAAACCACCGGGATGGCTGCCATATGA